A DNA window from Callospermophilus lateralis isolate mCalLat2 chromosome X, mCalLat2.hap1, whole genome shotgun sequence contains the following coding sequences:
- the LOC143639359 gene encoding melanoma-associated antigen B4-like produces MPRGQKSKLRAREKRRQAKDETQGLKNAQAAEEKGASSCSSSVSEDAVPSTSTAAFSQKPTTTAAAGVSHKKSGKGAKSRGEGSASTSKIPPSTESAQRDLITKKAGILMQYLLYKYKMKEPIMKREMLKIVNKRFKEQFPEILKKASERVDLVFGLELKEVKSGSNSYTLVSKLDVTNNGSLTSLGFPKNGLLMPLLGVIFLNGNSASEEEIWEFLNILGIYEGKKHIIFGEPRKLITQDLVQEQYLEYQQVPGSDPPHYQFLWGPRSLAETSKMKVLEFLAKVNDTVPSAFPSHYEEALRDEEERSQPRAATWRGAAANVHTCSRVTPGSSSCP; encoded by the coding sequence ATGCCCCGGGGACAAAAGAGTAAGCTTCGCGCTCGTGAGAAGCGCCGCCAAGCCAAAGATGAGACCCAGGGTCTCAAGAATGCTCAGGCCGCTGAGGAAAAAGgggcctcctcctgctcctcttcTGTTTCTGAAGATGCTGTCCCCAGCACCTCTACTGCTGCCTTTTCCCAGAAGCCTACCACCACTGCTGCTGCAGGTGTTTCACACAAGAAGTCTGGTAAAGGTGCCAAGAGCCGAGGGGAGGGAAGTGCCAGTACCTCTAAGATCCCACCCTCCACTGAGAGCGCCCAGAGAGATCTTATCACCAAGAAGGCAGGGATTCTGATGCAGTACCTGCTgtacaaatataaaatgaaagagCCCATTATGAAGAGAGAGATGCTGAAGATTGTCAACAAAAGGTTCAAGGAGCAGTTTCCAGAGATCCTCAAGAAAGCCTCTGAGCGTGTCGATCTGGTCTTTGGCCTTGAGCTGAAGGAAGTCAAGTCTGGTAGTAACTCCTATACCCTTGTCAGCAAGCTAGATGTCACCAACAATGGAAGTCTGACTAGCTTGGGCTTTCCCAAGAATGGGCTTCTGATGCCTCTCCTGGGTGTGATCTTCTTAAATGGCAACTCTGCCTCTGAGGAGGAGATCTGGGAATTCCTGAATATTTTGGGGATCTATGAAGGGAAGAAGCACATAATCTTTGGGGAGCCCCGAAAGCTTATCACCCAAGATCTGGTGCAGGAGCAGTACCTGGAGTACCAGCAGGTGCCTGGTAGTGATCCTCCACACTATCAATTCCTATGGGGCCCTCGATCTCTTGCTGAAACTAGCAAGATGAAAGTCCTAGAGTTTTTGGCCAAGGTCAATGATACTGTCCCCAGTGCCTTCCCATCCCATTATGAAGAGGCTTTGAGAGATGAGGAAGAGAGATCCCAACCCAGAGCTGCAACCTGGCGTGGTGCTGCTGCCAACGTCCATACATGTTCTAGGGTCACACCTGGCAGCTCCTCCTGCCCTTAG